In a genomic window of Chrysemys picta bellii isolate R12L10 chromosome 1, ASM1138683v2, whole genome shotgun sequence:
- the LOC135982965 gene encoding uncharacterized protein LOC135982965 → MESQDRKRAPAWTEREVRDLLAIWGDESVLAELRSSKRNGKVLEKVSKAMKDRGHNRDTQQCRVKVKELRQAYHKAREANGRSGAELQTCRFYVELHAMLGVAATTTPTVCYDSINGETHREDGSGNEEDEDGSTVGSSQQQGSGETGFPNSQDMFVTLDLEPVTPELTQDPQGTQETSAANVSPSQRLVNIRKRKRRTRDDMFTELQMSSHADRAQQNAWRQSMSDMRKAQYEREERWRAEWRDEKSKWRAKDDRWRQLADRRQESMLRLLEHQTDMLQRMVELQERQQEQRPPLQPLFNQQPSSPSSIASSPRRPRTRWGGLRPPSHSTPDDRPSIRRLAFNKS, encoded by the exons atggagtcccaggatcgcaaaagagctccagcatggaccgaacgggaggtacgggatctgctcgccatatggggagatgaatcagtgctagctgaactccgtagcagtaaaagaaatggcaaagtattagaaaaggtctccaaggccatgaaggaccggggccataacagggacacacagcagtgccgcgtgaaagttaaggagctacggcaagcctaccacaaagccagagaagcaaatggaaggtccggggcagagctgcaaacttgccgcttctacgtggagctgcatgccatgctaggggttgcagccaccactaccccaaccgtgtgctatgactccatcaatggagaaacacacagggaagatggttcggggaacgaggaagatgaggatggaagtactgtaggtagctcacagcagcaaggaagcggagaaactggtttccccaacagccaggatatgtttgtgaccctggacctggaaccagtaacccccgaactcacccaagaccctcagggcacacaggaaacctctg ctgcaaatgtttctccttcgcagaggctagtgaacattagaaagagaaaacggaggacgcgggacgatatgttcacggagctccagatgtcctcccacgctgatagagcacagcagaatgcgtggaggcagtcaatgtcagacatgagaaaagcacaatatgaacgagaggagaggtggcgggctgaatggcgggatgaaaagagcaagtggcgggctaaagatgataggtggcgtcagcttgcagacagacggcaagaatcaatgctccgtctgctggagcatcaaactgatatgctccagcgtatggttgagctgcaggaaaggcagcaggagcagagaccgccactacagcccctgtttaaccaacagccctcctccccaagttccatagcctcctcaccgagacgcccaagaacacggtgggggggcctccggccacccagtcactccaccccagatgatcgcccaagcatcagaaggctggccttcaataagagttaa